In the genome of Mycobacteriales bacterium, one region contains:
- a CDS encoding LysR substrate-binding domain-containing protein, giving the protein MTPARLRTFLALVQCGSARAAAAQLSVTESAVSASLAALNGEVGVKLFERTGRGLALTEAGSVFAQYARRIVGLMEESVAAARRGVAAEHGKLRLGAVTTAGEYLVPGLLASFRRSYPHVEITLDVGVRDRVFSLLADHQLDVAIGGRPLPGRGLVSRATRSNSLILVAAPGGRTEVAKATWLLREPGSGTRDTTLSLIGALEISPSVLTLGSHGAVVASAVLGLGITVVSTDAVRQHLRSGELQPLTARGTPLRRPWHAVTTAEPTATARLFLAHLTDGRAAGELAFRPGRLSAGAPASAG; this is encoded by the coding sequence ATGACGCCGGCGCGACTGCGGACGTTCCTCGCCCTCGTCCAGTGCGGCTCGGCCCGGGCCGCGGCGGCGCAGTTGTCGGTGACGGAGTCGGCAGTCTCCGCGTCGCTGGCGGCGCTGAACGGCGAGGTCGGGGTGAAGCTGTTCGAGCGCACGGGCCGCGGGCTGGCGCTGACCGAGGCCGGTTCGGTCTTCGCGCAGTACGCGCGCCGCATCGTCGGACTGATGGAGGAGAGCGTTGCCGCTGCGCGGCGGGGTGTGGCGGCAGAGCACGGCAAGCTGCGGCTGGGAGCGGTGACGACGGCGGGGGAGTATCTCGTTCCGGGCCTGCTGGCGTCGTTCCGGCGCAGCTACCCCCACGTCGAGATCACGCTCGACGTGGGGGTTCGCGACCGGGTCTTCTCGCTGCTGGCCGACCACCAGCTCGACGTGGCGATCGGGGGCCGCCCGCTGCCCGGCCGGGGGCTGGTCAGCCGGGCCACGCGCTCGAATTCCCTCATCCTGGTCGCCGCCCCGGGGGGCCGTACCGAGGTCGCCAAGGCCACCTGGCTGTTGCGCGAGCCCGGCTCGGGCACGCGCGACACGACTCTCTCGCTGATCGGCGCGCTCGAGATCTCGCCGTCGGTACTGACCCTCGGTTCGCACGGTGCGGTCGTGGCGTCCGCAGTACTCGGCCTGGGCATCACGGTGGTGTCCACCGACGCGGTTCGCCAGCACCTGCGCAGCGGCGAGCTGCAGCCCCTGACCGCCCGGGGAACCCCGCTGAGGCGGCCCTGGCATGCCGTCACGACGGCTGAGCCGACGGCCACCGCCCGGCTGTTCCTCGCACACCTGACGGACGGCCGGGCCGCCGGGGAGCTGGCCTTTCGTCCAGGACGGCTGTCGGCCGGTGCGCCGGCGTCCGCCGGCTGA
- a CDS encoding form I ribulose bisphosphate carboxylase large subunit gives MSIDEVVEPNRWDPGVHSYRSMGYYNADYIPKDTDILAVFRVTPQQGVDPIEAAAAVAGESSTATWTVVWTDRLTANEHYQAKAYRVDPVPGREGEYFAYIAYDIDLFEEGSIANLTSSIIGNVFGFKPLSALRLEDMRIPVAYVKTFQGPAHGTVMEREMLNKYGRPLLGATTKPKLGLSARNYGRVVYEACRGGLDFTKDDENINSQPFMRWRDRYLYCMEGVNRAIAETGEMKGHYLNVTAASMEDMYERAEFAKELGSVIIMIDLTVGYTAMQSMASWARANSMLLHLHRAGHATYTRQKTHGVSFRVIGKWCRLIGVDHIHAGTVVGKLEGDPATTKGYYDVLRDQHVPTNPGNGIFFDQDWASLPGVMPVASGGIHAGQMHQLLDLFGDDVILQFGGGTIGHPMGIAAGAEANRVALETVVKARNEGRDFLKEGPEILKKAAEWNRPLQVALDTWGDVTFDYTSTDAPDSVPTASV, from the coding sequence ATGTCGATCGACGAGGTCGTTGAGCCGAACCGCTGGGATCCAGGTGTACACAGCTACCGCAGCATGGGCTACTACAACGCGGACTACATCCCCAAGGACACCGACATCCTCGCGGTGTTCCGGGTGACGCCGCAGCAAGGGGTCGACCCGATCGAGGCCGCCGCGGCGGTGGCCGGCGAGTCGTCCACCGCGACCTGGACCGTCGTGTGGACCGACCGGCTGACCGCCAACGAGCACTACCAGGCCAAGGCCTACCGGGTGGACCCGGTGCCCGGGCGCGAGGGCGAGTACTTCGCCTACATCGCCTACGACATCGACCTGTTCGAGGAGGGGTCGATCGCGAACCTCACCTCCTCCATCATCGGCAACGTCTTCGGCTTCAAGCCCCTGAGCGCGCTGCGCCTCGAGGACATGCGCATCCCCGTCGCCTACGTCAAGACCTTCCAGGGCCCGGCCCACGGCACGGTCATGGAGCGCGAGATGCTCAACAAGTACGGCCGCCCGCTGCTGGGCGCCACGACCAAGCCCAAGCTGGGGCTGTCGGCCCGCAACTACGGCCGGGTCGTCTACGAGGCCTGCCGCGGCGGCCTCGACTTCACCAAGGACGACGAGAACATCAACTCGCAGCCGTTCATGCGCTGGCGCGACCGGTACCTCTACTGCATGGAGGGCGTGAACCGCGCGATCGCCGAGACCGGCGAGATGAAGGGGCACTACCTCAACGTCACCGCCGCCAGCATGGAGGACATGTACGAGCGGGCGGAGTTCGCCAAGGAGCTCGGCAGCGTCATCATCATGATCGACCTCACCGTCGGCTACACGGCGATGCAGTCGATGGCCAGCTGGGCACGGGCCAACAGCATGCTGCTGCACCTGCACCGGGCCGGCCATGCGACCTACACCCGGCAGAAGACGCACGGCGTGAGCTTCCGCGTCATCGGCAAGTGGTGCCGCCTGATCGGTGTCGACCACATCCACGCCGGCACCGTCGTCGGCAAGCTCGAAGGCGACCCCGCCACCACCAAGGGCTACTACGACGTGCTGCGCGACCAGCACGTACCGACCAATCCCGGCAACGGCATCTTCTTCGACCAGGACTGGGCGAGCCTGCCCGGGGTCATGCCGGTCGCCTCCGGCGGCATCCACGCCGGGCAGATGCACCAACTACTGGACCTGTTCGGTGACGACGTGATCCTGCAGTTCGGCGGCGGCACGATCGGGCACCCGATGGGGATCGCGGCCGGCGCGGAGGCCAACCGGGTCGCGCTCGAGACGGTCGTCAAGGCCCGCAACGAGGGTCGCGACTTCCTCAAGGAGGGTCCCGAGATCCTCAAGAAGGCGGCCGAGTGGAACCGTCCGCTCCAGGTGGCGCTGGACACCTGGGGTGACGTGACCTTCGACTACACCTCGACCGACGCCCCCGATTCCGTCCCGACCGCAAGCGTCTAG
- a CDS encoding ribulose bisphosphate carboxylase small subunit: MLLRHGTFSYLPDFTDDEIASQVRYALLNGWPVSIEYTDDPHPRNVYWELWGLPLFDLDEPDGVLREINECRATFPNHYVRVLAYDASLGRQTTALSFLVQRPKHEPGFRLDRSESDGRNQRYTFHAYATETPAGGRYPRGDGSS, translated from the coding sequence ATGCTGCTTCGCCACGGAACGTTCTCCTACCTGCCCGACTTCACCGACGACGAGATCGCCTCGCAGGTCCGCTACGCCCTGCTCAACGGCTGGCCGGTCTCCATCGAGTACACCGACGACCCGCACCCGCGCAACGTCTACTGGGAGTTGTGGGGCCTGCCGTTGTTCGACCTCGACGAGCCGGACGGCGTGCTGCGCGAGATCAACGAGTGCCGGGCGACCTTCCCGAACCACTACGTGCGGGTGCTCGCCTACGACGCGTCCCTCGGCCGGCAGACGACGGCCCTGAGCTTCCTCGTCCAGCGACCGAAGCACGAGCCCGGTTTCCGGCTGGACCGCAGCGAGAGCGACGGGCGCAACCAGCGCTACACGTTCCACGCCTACGCCACCGAGACACCGGCCGGCGGGCGGTACCCGCGCGGTGACGGCTCGTCATGA